A region of Coregonus clupeaformis isolate EN_2021a unplaced genomic scaffold, ASM2061545v1 scaf0228, whole genome shotgun sequence DNA encodes the following proteins:
- the LOC121558181 gene encoding uncharacterized protein LOC121558181, which translates to MTSLGIQQRPTVHRHIGRSPLLLSHKQRSSSSLPLLKRLHQARGVYPVSVPQKDPPSLDDYFSLLQRLKEETYMYKQNKELKHVQSRRPPPRCKQQPHSPPLPSPLPRGPSSRVPPLPRVPSNSRVIPLGRPHRRLSQHSSHKMASSSSSQKGKHTPAVIKGHRHLSYGGAVPPENITVQQFYDLTPTKKSNVRLNDQLIPKPTDINIAELMIKVPIPKEHPYQAHISHFALFPTFRSPDDPDTGVRAASLRPLNPLVPASAPEVIVLRKTKSGVYTGLSVCVCVCVCVCLRAGLCKVTHTSTSLIPR; encoded by the exons ATGACCAGCCTAGGGATTCAGCAACGTCCCACTGTCCACAGACACATAGGGAGGAGTCCCTTACTCCTGTCTCACAAACAGaggtcctcctcctccttgccCCTCCTGAAACGCCTGCACCAGGCCAGGGGGGTTTACCCTGTCTCTGTGCCCCAGAAAGACCCGCCATCGCTGGATGACTACTTCTCCCTCCTCCAGCGACTGAAAGAGGAGACTTACATGTACAAACAGAACAAGGAGCTGAAACACGTACAGAGCAGGAGGCCACCACCACGGTGTAAGCAGCAGCCTCACTCTCCACCTCTGCCCAG TCCTCTTCCCAGAGGCCCTAGCAGCCGAGTCCCACCACTTCCCAGAGTACCCAGTAACAGCAGGGTCATCCCGTTGGGTCGCCCTCATCGTAGACTGAGCCAGCACTCCAGCCACAAGATggcgtcctcctcctcctcccagaaGGGTAAACACACCCCGGCCGTCATCAAGGGCCATCGCCACTTAAGCTACGGAGGAGCCGTCCCACCTGA GAACATCACCGTTCAACAGTTTTATGACCTTACGCCTACCAAGAAAAGTAACGTCCGCCTCAACGACCAGCT TATTCCAAAACCAACGGACATCAACATCGC AGAGCTAATGATAAAGGTTCCGATTCCAAAGGAACATCCGTATCAGGCCCACATCTCCCACTTCGCCCTGTTCCCAACGTTCCGCTCACCAGACGACCCCGACACAGGCGTGAGAGCTGCGTCCCTACGACCCCTGAACCCTCTCGTCCCGGCCTCTGCTCCAGAGGTCATCGTGCTGAGAAAGACAAAAAGTGGTGTTTATAcaggtctctctgtgtgtgtgtgtgtgtgtgtgtgtgtgtgtctgcgtgctgGCCTGTGTAAggtcacacacacaagcacaagcCTCATTCCCAGATGa